TACAATTCAGGATCAGCACTTAACTGTGTCAGGGTTTCTGTAAAAAAATCTGCCCAAATACTTTGCTCAATTTCTTTGGCATTACTGAAATGTTCCTGAACCATATCAGAGGCTATACCCATCGTACTTGCAAATCTGAACAGGGTATGCCATTGATTGGGATGTTTGACCACATAATTCATGTAGTTCTGTTTTATCTGCTCTGAGGTCATAAAAATGATGAAATTAAAATTTGATTTTCAAATAGTATCTTTGGGCAATGACAACTGATTTGCACGTAATTAGTTTTGATGTGCCTTATCCGCCGGATTATGGAGGAGTGATGGATGTGTTTCACAAAATTAAGGCTTTATCGGCACTTGGGGTAACTATTTATTTGCATTGTTTTGTTTATCATCGCAAGCCTGCACCGGTTTTGTCCGAAATCTGCAAAGAGGTCTATTATTATCCCCGAAAACCATTTGCGCTCCGCCTTCCTGTTACACTGCCTTATATCACCTCATCCCGTCAAAACGAACTGCTTTTAGAACGTTTGACCCAAAACCATGCGCCAATTTTGTTCGAAGGGCTTCACTCGTGTTACTATCTCAATCATCCGGATTTGAAAGACCGGTTTAAACTTGTGAGGATGCACAATATTGAAGCAGATTATTATAAATTTTTGGGGCTAAGAGAAAAGATTTCGTTTAAAAAACTCTTTTTTCTGTTGGAATCTGTCCGGTTGAGACAATATGAAAAAGTTTTGCAACACGCCACATCAGTAGCCGCAATATCATTTGCAGATAAAGAATATTTGACAACCGGTTTAGGCAATAAAGTCTGGCATCTTCCTGTATTTCATGGAAATATGGAGTTTACCTCACAAACCGGAAATGGAAATTTTGCTTTG
This is a stretch of genomic DNA from Sphingobacteriales bacterium. It encodes these proteins:
- a CDS encoding glycosyltransferase → MTTDLHVISFDVPYPPDYGGVMDVFHKIKALSALGVTIYLHCFVYHRKPAPVLSEICKEVYYYPRKPFALRLPVTLPYITSSRQNELLLERLTQNHAPILFEGLHSCYYLNHPDLKDRFKLVRMHNIEADYYKFLGLREKISFKKLFFLLESVRLRQYEKVLQHATSVAAISFADKEYLTTGLGNKVWHLPVFHGNMEFTSQTGNGNFALYHGNLSVNENSHTAMYLVCEVFNKLPYPLIIAGKNPPEFVQKAVARQSNCRLYPNPTDEQMNELMRQAHIHVLPALQPTGIKLKLLNALCQGRFCLVNTDMIAGTGLDSLCHVFKNTEELTRQIEILFGQSFSIDHIRQREELLSELYSDSKNAKTLLNKLENQ